The region TGCAGTTGGACCATCAGTTCCTGCTGTATACTTCTTCATAGGAACAAGATTGTTTTCCCAACTCTCAATAATAGGATCAGCCCATCTCCATGCAGCTTCTACCTCATCTAGTCTCATAAAAAGTGTTGGATTAGCTCTTATAACATCTAAAATAAGTCTTTCATATGCATCTGGTTTTCTTTTATCTGTATGGGGTGCATTTAGTTCTAAGTTTACCTCTTGAAGTTTCATAGTTTCACTTAAACCAGGAATTTTGTTCATAAGTCTAAGCTCAATACTCTCTTCTGGTTGAAGTTTTATTACTAATTTATTATCAACAATTGAGTTTGCATTATCTTCTGCAAAAATTGAGTGAGGCATTGTTTTAAACTGAATTACAACTTCTGAATTTCTTTGTTGCATCCTTTTTCCACTTCTAATATAAAATGGAACACCATTCCATCTCCAGTTATCTATATCTACTCTAATTGCTGCAAAAGTTTCTGTATTACTTTGAGTTTCTTGTCCATCATTATATCCAGGAACTGATTCTCCCATAGATGAACCTGCTGTATATTGACCTCTTACAGTTCTTGAAGCTATTTGTGCAGGTAAAATTGGTCTTAAAGTTTTTAAAACTTTAACTTTTTCATCTCTAATATCATTTGCATCTAAAGAACAAGGTGGTTCCATCGCCATTAGACAAAGAAGTTGAAGAAGATGATTTTGTATCATATCTCTCATTGCACCATATTCATTATAGTATCCCCATCTTCCCTCTGCACCAACACTTTCAGCAACAGTGATTTGAACATGGTCAATATGATTAGAACTCCAAAGATGTACAAATAGTCTATTTGAAAATCTTAGGGCCATAATATTTTGAACTGTATCTTTTCCTAAATAATGGTCAATTCTATATATTTGGTCTTCATTAAAATACTCTAGAACTTTTTGATTTATCTCTTGTGAGGATTTTAAATCTTTACCTAAAGGTTTTTCAAGAACTACTCTTGAATTCTCTTTAATAAGATTACACTTTGATAAAGATTGACAAATTCCTGCAAAATATTTAGGAGAAGTTGAAAGATAATTTACCCTATCTCTTTCAGCATGTTCATCTAATAGTGTTTGTAAATTTTCATACCCTTCATTAGTAGAAAAATCAACACTTACATAAAAAAGCTTTTTCTCAAATCTAGAAAAATCCTCTTGGGTATAACTATTTGAAGGTAAAAACTCAATTAGTTTCTCTTTTACTAAAGAGATATGTTCATCCTTTGATAAAGAACCTCTCGAAACTGTAATTATTCTACTTTTTTCAGCTAAATAACCATCTTTACATAAGTGATAAAGAGCTGGCATTAGTTTCCTAAACGCCAAATCTCCATGACCACCAAACAGAACGAAATCGCATAAATTGTTTTTTGTACTCATAATTTTTCACTTTTTTATATTTAACTGATTATAAAGAATAAAAGTTACATTTTGATTATTTTTTTTCTGCTTTTTTCTCTAAATCATAAAAATAGTTTGTGGCTTCAACAAAACCTTCAACAGAACCACAGTCAAACCTTTGTCCTTTGAATTTATATGCTAAAACCATACCTTTTTTTGCTTGATCACATAAGGAATCAGTAATTTGTAATTCCCCATTTTTACCAGGTTTAGTTTTTTCTATCACTTCAAAAATATCAGGAGTTAAAATATATCTTCCAATAACAGCTAGGTTTGAAGGGGCTTTATCATTATCTGGCTTTTCAACCATATTAGAAACCATATAAACTCCATCTTCCATAGGTCTACCTTCAATAACACCATATTTATGAACATCCTCTTTTGGAACTTCCATACAAGCAACAATACAACATTTATATTTTTCATATAGTTTTACCATTTGAGTTAATATTCCATCACCTTTTGGATTTACACATAGGTCATCTGCTAAAATTACAGCAAAAGGATTATTATCACCAACTAATACTTTTCCTTTATAAATAGCATCACCTAAACCTTTCATCTCATTTTGTCTAGTATATGTAAAGGTACACTTATCAATAATATTTCTAATATCAGCTAACATTTTCTCTTTTGAAGAACCTTGAATCTGATGTTCAAGTTCATATGATATATCAAAATGGTCTGTGATTGCTCTTTTTCCACGTCCAGTAATTACTGACATAACATCACAACCTGCTTCCATAGCTTCTTCAACACCATACTGAATTAATGGTTTAGTTAAAATTGGTAACATCTCTTTTGGCATTGCTTTTGTTGCTGGTAAAAACCTTGTGCCATAACCTGCTGCTGGGAATAAACATTTTTTTATCATTTTCACTTCTCCTTAATTTTAAAGTCTACCTTTAAGCCACATAATCTGATATGGCCCAAGTGTAATCTCTTTTGTTTCTTTATATTCTTTAGTATTTGAAATAGTACAATTTGAAGTTAATATATCACATAATGAACCTTCAATATTATCTGGAATTGTACACGATACTGTTTCATTTGAAAAATTATGTATTGCTAAAATTCTCTCAACACCATCTTTACAATGTTGATCAACGGCAAAAACTCTTTCATCTAAATCTAAAAATTCAAATTTACCAAAAGGGTTAAATGCTTTTTCATTTATTCTAATAGAAATCAATCTTTTATATGAATCTAACATTCTTTTTGCCAAAGTTCCTTGTGTTGTTATCTCATTTTCCAACCAATCCATATTGTATTTTTCTCTGTTAATTGCTCTATTTATACCTGAATGCTTAACACCTTCATGGTAATTTCTAGAACCCACAAGAGAATGGAAATATATCCCTGGTACTCCTGGCATAACCAATACTGTTGCTTGAGAAACTAACATTCTTTTAAATCTTGTATTATCATCTTCATCAGGATGAGTTAAAGCATCTATATAACTACAATTTAATTCATATGGAGATTTACTTCCATCTGGCTCTGCTCTATATGAAACTAATCCTCCATGCTCTTTTACTCTTTTAACTAAATAATCAACTTCTTCATCTTCTAAAATACCTTTTATAGGTCTTAACCCGATACCATCATGACTTGCTGTAAAGTTAAAGAAACATACTTTATCACTTGGAAGAGTTAAAGTCTTAGCCCATGAAGTTAAAGTTTTAGTATTACCATTTAATAGTGAATGAACTAACAATGGTGGTAAAGCGAAATTATAAACCATTTGTGCTTCATCATCCCCACTACCAAAATAAGAAACATTTTCATGGTGAGGAACATTTGTTTCAGTAATAATGATTACTTCAGGTGCAACTTCGTGTAGAACCTCTCTCATAAGTTGTATTAACTCATGAGTTTGTGGTAAATGTACGCAAGGTGTGCCTAACTCTTTCCAAATAAAAGCAATAGCATCCAGTCTAATTAGTGTTGCCCCTTTTTCAATATAATAAAAAAGACAGTCAAGTACATTTCTTAATACTCTGTGACTTTTATAATTTAAATCAACTTGGTCTTTACTAAAAGTTGTCCAGATATGTCTG is a window of Halarcobacter sp. DNA encoding:
- a CDS encoding alpha-amylase family glycosyl hydrolase encodes the protein MKHISDPDHTINKRIYKLYPPDIAERAVNSIIDLIFKYKQRIISKEYHLSEKDIILITYGDQVNRHHEASIQTLKEFMDKHLKGVINSIHILPFYPSSSDDGFSVVSYNAVDPHMGSWREIESISGDYRLMVDGVINHVSQFSDWFKAYLSGDKYFQDYFIEVDPSIDLSEVTRPRASPLLSEFTDDEGRIRHIWTTFSKDQVDLNYKSHRVLRNVLDCLFYYIEKGATLIRLDAIAFIWKELGTPCVHLPQTHELIQLMREVLHEVAPEVIIITETNVPHHENVSYFGSGDDEAQMVYNFALPPLLVHSLLNGNTKTLTSWAKTLTLPSDKVCFFNFTASHDGIGLRPIKGILEDEEVDYLVKRVKEHGGLVSYRAEPDGSKSPYELNCSYIDALTHPDEDDNTRFKRMLVSQATVLVMPGVPGIYFHSLVGSRNYHEGVKHSGINRAINREKYNMDWLENEITTQGTLAKRMLDSYKRLISIRINEKAFNPFGKFEFLDLDERVFAVDQHCKDGVERILAIHNFSNETVSCTIPDNIEGSLCDILTSNCTISNTKEYKETKEITLGPYQIMWLKGRL
- the galU gene encoding UTP--glucose-1-phosphate uridylyltransferase GalU, with protein sequence MIKKCLFPAAGYGTRFLPATKAMPKEMLPILTKPLIQYGVEEAMEAGCDVMSVITGRGKRAITDHFDISYELEHQIQGSSKEKMLADIRNIIDKCTFTYTRQNEMKGLGDAIYKGKVLVGDNNPFAVILADDLCVNPKGDGILTQMVKLYEKYKCCIVACMEVPKEDVHKYGVIEGRPMEDGVYMVSNMVEKPDNDKAPSNLAVIGRYILTPDIFEVIEKTKPGKNGELQITDSLCDQAKKGMVLAYKFKGQRFDCGSVEGFVEATNYFYDLEKKAEKK
- the zwf gene encoding glucose-6-phosphate dehydrogenase, which codes for MSTKNNLCDFVLFGGHGDLAFRKLMPALYHLCKDGYLAEKSRIITVSRGSLSKDEHISLVKEKLIEFLPSNSYTQEDFSRFEKKLFYVSVDFSTNEGYENLQTLLDEHAERDRVNYLSTSPKYFAGICQSLSKCNLIKENSRVVLEKPLGKDLKSSQEINQKVLEYFNEDQIYRIDHYLGKDTVQNIMALRFSNRLFVHLWSSNHIDHVQITVAESVGAEGRWGYYNEYGAMRDMIQNHLLQLLCLMAMEPPCSLDANDIRDEKVKVLKTLRPILPAQIASRTVRGQYTAGSSMGESVPGYNDGQETQSNTETFAAIRVDIDNWRWNGVPFYIRSGKRMQQRNSEVVIQFKTMPHSIFAEDNANSIVDNKLVIKLQPEESIELRLMNKIPGLSETMKLQEVNLELNAPHTDKRKPDAYERLILDVIRANPTLFMRLDEVEAAWRWADPIIESWENNLVPMKKYTAGTDGPTASIQLIAQDGRSWNDE